A stretch of Novipirellula artificiosorum DNA encodes these proteins:
- a CDS encoding DUF1580 domain-containing protein, producing the protein MNRRIDLSKETSIPLSEVPRHVPKRRGKKVHYSTVYRWATKGTRGRKLETVMSGGIRYTTLESIERFLHTSIDRTPALPESDLAAVQAALDAAGL; encoded by the coding sequence ATGAACCGGCGAATCGACTTGAGTAAGGAAACATCCATTCCACTTTCTGAAGTTCCTCGTCACGTTCCAAAGCGACGAGGAAAGAAGGTTCATTATTCAACCGTCTATCGCTGGGCCACCAAAGGGACACGCGGGCGTAAGCTCGAAACCGTCATGAGTGGCGGAATTCGCTATACGACACTCGAATCGATCGAGCGGTTTTTGCACACCAGCATCGACCGCACGCCTGCCCTACCCGAGTCCGATCTAGCCGCCGTCCAAGCAGCACTCGATGCTGCTGGACTGTAA
- a CDS encoding efflux RND transporter periplasmic adaptor subunit, which translates to MKDLIKRHQRKLWIAQAVAFAVIGFAIAWSLRGPSTPSGDSTTASTAAPTADAEPAIWTCSMHPQIRRDGPGDCPICGMDLVPVKKSVGGVRTVSISSDVKKLMNVQTVPVTRRYVTANVRMVGKIDYDETSLAHITAWVSGRLDRLYVDYTGVRVNKGDHMAYIYSEELYTAQEELITAVESDVNRPTSRFIESIDLAESAREKLRLLGITEKQIQEIEQRRKPTDHITIYSPVGGIVIEKLRQEGDRVRTGDRIYTVADLTKLWVQMDAYESDLAWLRYGQEVEFTTEAYPGEVFKGRVAFINPVLNEATRTVKVRVNVSNEDGRLKPEMFVRAIVRSKIAAGGRVLDASLAGKWIGPMHPEIVKDEPGDCPICGMPLVKAETLGYVTAEPSDAAKPLVIPVSAALLTGTRAIVYLQIPDAEQPTYEGREIVLGPRAGDYYLVKAGLEEGDLVVTNGNFKLDSALQISAKPSMMTPEGGGGGGHDHGGGSKTSAGGEAMAGHSGMSLPAKLEAQLHQTVGAVDAIGQSIEEADLERIREAFKKLGLQVAAVDANPLSSDMKAQWREFAMLLNNDAVEGQDILTLQPADRIYLVTKRHAERLTKMFGLAHAGHDMAEMPLEVPVEFRTELTRLLPPYLAIGEALSSDDANAAMAAVDGLHKAVSSINAESLKEKAAERWTAERNSLSTIAARLANATDLDSLRSAFALLSDELLTLQRSFGIQFDQPLFELHCPMAFDGRGASWVQTDDKVRNPYYGKSMLKCADKVEKL; encoded by the coding sequence ATGAAAGACCTAATCAAACGACATCAACGGAAACTTTGGATCGCTCAGGCAGTCGCGTTTGCCGTGATCGGCTTTGCCATCGCTTGGTCATTACGTGGTCCGTCAACTCCTAGCGGTGATAGCACGACAGCCTCGACTGCGGCACCGACGGCTGACGCCGAGCCGGCGATTTGGACATGTTCAATGCACCCGCAAATTCGCCGCGATGGCCCTGGCGATTGCCCGATCTGTGGCATGGACTTAGTTCCGGTCAAGAAATCCGTTGGCGGAGTGCGGACGGTTTCCATCAGTTCGGATGTCAAGAAACTGATGAACGTGCAAACGGTCCCCGTCACTCGCAGGTACGTGACCGCAAACGTGCGAATGGTCGGAAAGATCGATTATGACGAAACCAGTCTAGCTCACATTACAGCTTGGGTATCCGGTCGTCTGGATCGCTTGTACGTCGACTACACCGGTGTGCGAGTCAACAAAGGCGACCACATGGCCTACATCTACAGCGAAGAACTCTACACGGCTCAAGAGGAATTGATCACTGCAGTTGAGTCCGATGTGAATCGTCCCACATCGCGGTTCATCGAATCGATCGATCTAGCGGAATCGGCTCGCGAGAAACTCCGATTGCTTGGGATCACGGAGAAGCAAATCCAGGAAATTGAGCAGCGGCGGAAACCCACCGATCATATCACGATCTACTCACCAGTCGGCGGTATCGTGATCGAGAAACTTCGTCAAGAAGGTGACCGAGTCCGGACTGGCGACCGCATCTATACGGTTGCGGACCTGACGAAATTGTGGGTCCAGATGGATGCTTACGAATCTGACTTGGCATGGCTCAGGTATGGCCAAGAAGTTGAGTTCACCACCGAAGCGTATCCCGGCGAAGTGTTTAAGGGGCGAGTTGCGTTTATCAATCCAGTGCTTAACGAGGCAACTCGAACGGTGAAGGTCCGTGTTAATGTGTCAAACGAAGATGGGCGTCTAAAACCAGAGATGTTCGTTCGTGCCATCGTTCGTTCAAAGATCGCTGCGGGTGGCCGAGTACTCGATGCGTCATTGGCTGGCAAATGGATCGGTCCGATGCATCCCGAAATCGTGAAGGATGAACCTGGTGATTGCCCGATCTGCGGTATGCCCTTAGTGAAAGCCGAAACACTCGGATACGTCACTGCGGAACCCAGCGACGCCGCAAAACCATTGGTGATCCCGGTCTCAGCGGCTTTGCTGACCGGCACGCGGGCGATCGTGTATCTGCAGATCCCTGATGCCGAGCAACCGACGTACGAAGGACGCGAAATCGTACTCGGTCCCCGTGCAGGCGACTACTACCTCGTGAAAGCAGGATTGGAAGAAGGCGATCTGGTTGTCACCAACGGCAACTTCAAGCTCGACAGTGCGTTACAGATTTCTGCCAAGCCTTCGATGATGACGCCCGAAGGTGGAGGCGGCGGTGGTCATGACCACGGAGGTGGCTCCAAAACGAGTGCAGGTGGTGAGGCGATGGCGGGACATTCGGGTATGTCCCTTCCCGCGAAACTGGAGGCTCAACTGCATCAAACCGTCGGCGCAGTGGACGCGATTGGTCAATCCATTGAAGAGGCAGACTTAGAAAGAATTCGTGAGGCATTTAAGAAGCTTGGGCTACAGGTCGCGGCGGTGGATGCCAATCCGCTTTCAAGTGACATGAAAGCCCAGTGGCGAGAGTTTGCGATGCTGTTAAACAACGATGCCGTGGAAGGTCAGGATATCCTTACGTTGCAGCCAGCGGATCGTATTTACCTTGTCACAAAACGTCATGCCGAGCGATTGACGAAGATGTTCGGTTTGGCTCATGCAGGACACGACATGGCAGAGATGCCGCTTGAGGTTCCGGTTGAGTTTCGTACAGAGCTAACTCGGTTATTACCGCCATATTTGGCGATCGGAGAAGCGTTGTCGAGTGACGATGCAAATGCTGCAATGGCTGCTGTCGATGGACTTCACAAAGCCGTTAGTTCCATCAATGCTGAATCACTGAAGGAAAAAGCGGCGGAACGTTGGACTGCTGAACGCAACAGTTTGTCAACGATCGCGGCGCGTCTCGCGAATGCGACCGATCTTGATTCATTGCGATCGGCCTTTGCGTTGCTTTCCGACGAGCTACTGACGTTACAACGATCCTTCGGGATCCAGTTTGATCAACCACTTTTCGAGTTGCATTGTCCGATGGCATTCGATGGTCGTGGTGCGAGTTGGGTTCAGACTGATGACAAAGTCCGAAATCCCTATTACGGCAAGTCGATGCTGAAATGCGCCGACAAAGTAGAGAAGCTATGA
- a CDS encoding anti-sigma factor family protein has product MKCTDVRQQLSAYYDGELDTPANEAVKQHLAECEQCASELASFASLTEEFARSPKLEAPASIWTNLSQRLDASSTKGASLVEGESLAPLIQTSSLLAPTQRNGWLGLRHFAVAAAVLILLGLGVIAARHSRDSDTGPMAAVHDHEHEHSAEFAMTMDHYLKTLPNDPDAAERFLLSKYEGTTVPAESAVQLVGYRPAVAGGLPDGYSLASTSVLKMPCCTCVKAVCKRSDGSTLVLFEHDDEKTEWFGDRKTSQTVCGDTECCLVDLDSSIAATWRRGSRSVTAVGVRNQAELGELIDWLEKT; this is encoded by the coding sequence ATGAAATGCACTGACGTTCGACAGCAATTGTCGGCCTACTACGATGGCGAACTGGATACTCCGGCAAACGAAGCCGTGAAGCAACATCTTGCCGAGTGTGAACAATGTGCGTCCGAACTAGCCAGTTTCGCTAGTCTGACGGAGGAGTTCGCACGCTCACCGAAATTGGAGGCACCCGCGTCCATATGGACGAACCTGTCCCAGCGGCTCGACGCCAGCTCGACGAAAGGTGCCAGCCTAGTTGAGGGTGAGTCGCTGGCTCCGCTCATCCAAACATCTTCGTTGCTTGCTCCCACCCAGCGGAACGGCTGGCTGGGACTGCGACATTTCGCAGTTGCGGCCGCGGTATTGATTCTACTCGGACTGGGCGTCATAGCGGCACGTCATTCGCGTGACTCGGATACAGGTCCCATGGCGGCAGTGCATGATCATGAGCACGAACATAGTGCTGAGTTCGCGATGACGATGGATCACTATTTGAAGACGCTTCCCAATGACCCCGATGCAGCGGAACGATTTCTCTTGAGCAAATACGAAGGGACGACGGTTCCCGCTGAGTCGGCTGTGCAATTAGTTGGCTATCGACCAGCGGTCGCCGGTGGACTACCGGACGGGTATTCACTGGCATCCACGAGCGTCTTGAAGATGCCATGTTGCACTTGTGTGAAGGCAGTCTGTAAGCGTAGCGACGGTTCAACGCTGGTTTTGTTCGAGCACGATGATGAGAAGACCGAGTGGTTTGGTGATCGCAAGACCAGTCAGACGGTATGTGGTGATACGGAGTGCTGCTTAGTGGATCTCGATTCGAGTATCGCAGCGACGTGGCGGCGTGGTTCGCGTAGCGTCACAGCCGTGGGCGTTCGCAATCAAGCCGAACTGGGTGAGTTAATCGATTGGCTTGAGAAGACCTGA